The Megachile rotundata isolate GNS110a chromosome 11, iyMegRotu1, whole genome shotgun sequence genome includes a region encoding these proteins:
- the LOC100878986 gene encoding uncharacterized protein LOC100878986 isoform X1, whose product MVYSGMFIGMLPLVIQFGISISEKDVDGIIDEFPHILTAVGTMIKFCNISLNHQHIKTLLDLILKDWEVLTNELHMLNKITTQGNRIANLYRTTLLSFLMVFIAIPLIPPALDIIAPLNVTRPRQPMFRANYVIIKVDDHFFVTYVHMASVASLGVFIIVTVDSLYMLIIHHACGLFDVCGYQVQMATKNSILSYEEFRQCVITHHKALHFFNTLQECSQNMNLMLVGINMLLISMTAVQVTMSLCLNFPNINYITFILQIILYIDQPADAMRFILFLIAEKFHLLVISLFGQILLNYASSLPEKIFSSNWYEMPVKYQKILYMMIIRCNKTCNLSAGGLYDMNIENFGKVCTDSCIGRAIMVGCMIMLNLFCLKDS is encoded by the exons ATGGTATACTCTGGCATGTTTATAGGCATGTTACCATTG GTTATACAGTTCGGTATATCGATCAGCGAAAAAGATGTCGATGGAATAATCGACGAATTCCCACACATACTTACAGCGGTTGGTACTATGATTAAATTCTGCaacatttctttgaatcatCAGCAC ATTAAGACATTGTTGGATCTTATTTTAAAAGACTGGGAGGTGTTGACGAACGAACTGCACATGCTGAACAAAATTACGACGCAAGGAAACAGGATTGCCAATTTGTACAGAA CAACATTATTGTCATTCTTAATGGTTTTTATAGCAATCCCATTGATTCCTCCCGCCTTGGATATTATTGCACCATTGAATGTAACTCGTCCAAGACAACCAATGTTTCGTGCTAATTACGTGATCATAAAAGTTGACGATCACTTTTTCGTCACTTACGTGCACATGGCTTCTGTTGCTTCCCTAGGTGTGTTTATAATCGTTACGGTAGATTCCTTATACATGCTTATCATTCATCATGCTTGCGGACTGTTTGATGTGTGCGG GTATCAGGTTCAAATGGCAacaaaaaattctatattaaGCTATGAAGAGTTCAGGCAATGTGTGATCACTCATCATAAAGCTCTTCA CTTTTTCAATACCCTACAGGAATGCAGCCAGAACATGAATTTAATGCTAGTTGGGATAAACATGTTACTAATTAGCATGACTGCTGTTCAAGTAACAATGTCTTTATGCTTAAATTTCCCTAATATCAAttacattacatttattttacagattattttgtatattgatCAACCTGCAGATGCAATGAGATTTATATTGTTTCTTATTGCTGAAAAGTTTCATTTGTTAGTCATTAGCTTGTTTGGACAAATCCTGTTAAATTATGCTTCATCATTACCAGAAAAAAT ATTTAGCTCAAATTGGTATGAAATGCCAGTCAAGTATCAAAAGATACTTTATATGATGATAATTAGATGCAACAAAACATGCAACCTGAGTGCAGGAGGATTGTATGACATGAACATAGAGAACTTTGGGAAAGTATGTACTGATAGTTGCATTGGTAGAGCTATAATGGTTGGATGTATGATAATGTTAAATTTGTTTTGTTTAAAAGACAGTTAA
- the LOC100878986 gene encoding uncharacterized protein LOC100878986 isoform X3 — MVYSGMFIGMLPLVIQFGISISEKDVDGIIDEFPHILTAVGTMIKFCNISLNHQHIKTLLDLILKDWEVLTNELHMLNKITTQGNRIANLYRTTLLSFLMVFIAIPLIPPALDIIAPLNVTRPRQPMFRANYVIIKVDDHFFVTYVHMASVASLGVFIIVTVDSLYMLIIHHACGLFDVCGYQVQMATKNSILSYEEFRQCVITHHKALHFFNTLQECSQNMNLMLVGINMLLISMTAVQVTMSLCLNFPNINYITFILQIILYIDQPADAMRFILFLIAEKFHLLVISLFGQILLNYASSLPEKIFSSNWYEMPVKYQKILYMMIIRCNKTCNLSAGGLYDMNIENFGKTVKACMSYFTMFLSLRD; from the exons ATGGTATACTCTGGCATGTTTATAGGCATGTTACCATTG GTTATACAGTTCGGTATATCGATCAGCGAAAAAGATGTCGATGGAATAATCGACGAATTCCCACACATACTTACAGCGGTTGGTACTATGATTAAATTCTGCaacatttctttgaatcatCAGCAC ATTAAGACATTGTTGGATCTTATTTTAAAAGACTGGGAGGTGTTGACGAACGAACTGCACATGCTGAACAAAATTACGACGCAAGGAAACAGGATTGCCAATTTGTACAGAA CAACATTATTGTCATTCTTAATGGTTTTTATAGCAATCCCATTGATTCCTCCCGCCTTGGATATTATTGCACCATTGAATGTAACTCGTCCAAGACAACCAATGTTTCGTGCTAATTACGTGATCATAAAAGTTGACGATCACTTTTTCGTCACTTACGTGCACATGGCTTCTGTTGCTTCCCTAGGTGTGTTTATAATCGTTACGGTAGATTCCTTATACATGCTTATCATTCATCATGCTTGCGGACTGTTTGATGTGTGCGG GTATCAGGTTCAAATGGCAacaaaaaattctatattaaGCTATGAAGAGTTCAGGCAATGTGTGATCACTCATCATAAAGCTCTTCA CTTTTTCAATACCCTACAGGAATGCAGCCAGAACATGAATTTAATGCTAGTTGGGATAAACATGTTACTAATTAGCATGACTGCTGTTCAAGTAACAATGTCTTTATGCTTAAATTTCCCTAATATCAAttacattacatttattttacagattattttgtatattgatCAACCTGCAGATGCAATGAGATTTATATTGTTTCTTATTGCTGAAAAGTTTCATTTGTTAGTCATTAGCTTGTTTGGACAAATCCTGTTAAATTATGCTTCATCATTACCAGAAAAAAT ATTTAGCTCAAATTGGTATGAAATGCCAGTCAAGTATCAAAAGATACTTTATATGATGATAATTAGATGCAACAAAACATGCAACCTGAGTGCAGGAGGATTGTATGACATGAACATAGAGAACTTTGGGAAA ACAGTTAAAGCATGCATGTCGTATTTTACAATGTTTCTATCACTGAGGGACTGA
- the LOC100878986 gene encoding uncharacterized protein LOC100878986 isoform X4, with product MVYSGMFIGMLPLVIQFGISISEKDVDGIIDEFPHILTAIKTLLDLILKDWEVLTNELHMLNKITTQGNRIANLYRTTLLSFLMVFIAIPLIPPALDIIAPLNVTRPRQPMFRANYVIIKVDDHFFVTYVHMASVASLGVFIIVTVDSLYMLIIHHACGLFDVCGYQVQMATKNSILSYEEFRQCVITHHKALHFFNTLQECSQNMNLMLVGINMLLISMTAVQVTMSLCLNFPNINYITFILQIILYIDQPADAMRFILFLIAEKFHLLVISLFGQILLNYASSLPEKIFSSNWYEMPVKYQKILYMMIIRCNKTCNLSAGGLYDMNIENFGKVCTDSCIGRAIMVGCMIMLNLFCLKDS from the exons ATGGTATACTCTGGCATGTTTATAGGCATGTTACCATTG GTTATACAGTTCGGTATATCGATCAGCGAAAAAGATGTCGATGGAATAATCGACGAATTCCCACACATACTTACAGCG ATTAAGACATTGTTGGATCTTATTTTAAAAGACTGGGAGGTGTTGACGAACGAACTGCACATGCTGAACAAAATTACGACGCAAGGAAACAGGATTGCCAATTTGTACAGAA CAACATTATTGTCATTCTTAATGGTTTTTATAGCAATCCCATTGATTCCTCCCGCCTTGGATATTATTGCACCATTGAATGTAACTCGTCCAAGACAACCAATGTTTCGTGCTAATTACGTGATCATAAAAGTTGACGATCACTTTTTCGTCACTTACGTGCACATGGCTTCTGTTGCTTCCCTAGGTGTGTTTATAATCGTTACGGTAGATTCCTTATACATGCTTATCATTCATCATGCTTGCGGACTGTTTGATGTGTGCGG GTATCAGGTTCAAATGGCAacaaaaaattctatattaaGCTATGAAGAGTTCAGGCAATGTGTGATCACTCATCATAAAGCTCTTCA CTTTTTCAATACCCTACAGGAATGCAGCCAGAACATGAATTTAATGCTAGTTGGGATAAACATGTTACTAATTAGCATGACTGCTGTTCAAGTAACAATGTCTTTATGCTTAAATTTCCCTAATATCAAttacattacatttattttacagattattttgtatattgatCAACCTGCAGATGCAATGAGATTTATATTGTTTCTTATTGCTGAAAAGTTTCATTTGTTAGTCATTAGCTTGTTTGGACAAATCCTGTTAAATTATGCTTCATCATTACCAGAAAAAAT ATTTAGCTCAAATTGGTATGAAATGCCAGTCAAGTATCAAAAGATACTTTATATGATGATAATTAGATGCAACAAAACATGCAACCTGAGTGCAGGAGGATTGTATGACATGAACATAGAGAACTTTGGGAAAGTATGTACTGATAGTTGCATTGGTAGAGCTATAATGGTTGGATGTATGATAATGTTAAATTTGTTTTGTTTAAAAGACAGTTAA
- the LOC100878986 gene encoding uncharacterized protein LOC100878986 isoform X7 has product MVYSGMFIGMLPLVIQFGISISEKDVDGIIDEFPHILTAVGTMIKFCNISLNHQHIKTLLDLILKDWEVLTNELHMLNKITTQGNRIANLYRTTLLSFLMVFIAIPLIPPALDIIAPLNVTRPRQPMFRANYVIIKVDDHFFVTYVHMASVASLGVFIIVTVDSLYMLIIHHACGLFDVCGYQVQMATKNSILSYEEFRQCVITHHKALHFFNTLQECSQNMNLMLVGINMLLISMTAVQVTMSLCLNFPNINYITFILQIILYIDQPADAMRFILFLIAEKFHLLVISLFGQILLNYASSLPEKIFSSNWYEMPVKYQKILYMMIIRCNKTCNLSAGGLYDMNIENFGKF; this is encoded by the exons ATGGTATACTCTGGCATGTTTATAGGCATGTTACCATTG GTTATACAGTTCGGTATATCGATCAGCGAAAAAGATGTCGATGGAATAATCGACGAATTCCCACACATACTTACAGCGGTTGGTACTATGATTAAATTCTGCaacatttctttgaatcatCAGCAC ATTAAGACATTGTTGGATCTTATTTTAAAAGACTGGGAGGTGTTGACGAACGAACTGCACATGCTGAACAAAATTACGACGCAAGGAAACAGGATTGCCAATTTGTACAGAA CAACATTATTGTCATTCTTAATGGTTTTTATAGCAATCCCATTGATTCCTCCCGCCTTGGATATTATTGCACCATTGAATGTAACTCGTCCAAGACAACCAATGTTTCGTGCTAATTACGTGATCATAAAAGTTGACGATCACTTTTTCGTCACTTACGTGCACATGGCTTCTGTTGCTTCCCTAGGTGTGTTTATAATCGTTACGGTAGATTCCTTATACATGCTTATCATTCATCATGCTTGCGGACTGTTTGATGTGTGCGG GTATCAGGTTCAAATGGCAacaaaaaattctatattaaGCTATGAAGAGTTCAGGCAATGTGTGATCACTCATCATAAAGCTCTTCA CTTTTTCAATACCCTACAGGAATGCAGCCAGAACATGAATTTAATGCTAGTTGGGATAAACATGTTACTAATTAGCATGACTGCTGTTCAAGTAACAATGTCTTTATGCTTAAATTTCCCTAATATCAAttacattacatttattttacagattattttgtatattgatCAACCTGCAGATGCAATGAGATTTATATTGTTTCTTATTGCTGAAAAGTTTCATTTGTTAGTCATTAGCTTGTTTGGACAAATCCTGTTAAATTATGCTTCATCATTACCAGAAAAAAT ATTTAGCTCAAATTGGTATGAAATGCCAGTCAAGTATCAAAAGATACTTTATATGATGATAATTAGATGCAACAAAACATGCAACCTGAGTGCAGGAGGATTGTATGACATGAACATAGAGAACTTTGGGAAA TTTTGA
- the LOC100878986 gene encoding uncharacterized protein LOC100878986 isoform X6, with translation MVYSGMFIGMLPLVIQFGISISEKDVDGIIDEFPHILTAVGTMIKFCNISLNHQHIKTLLDLILKDWEVLTNELHMLNKITTQGNRIANLYRTTLLSFLMVFIAIPLIPPALDIIAPLNVTRPRQPMFRANYVIIKVDDHFFVTYVHMASVASLGVFIIVTVDSLYMLIIHHACGLFDVCGYQVQMATKNSILSYEEFRQCVITHHKALHFFNTLQECSQNMNLMLVGINMLLISMTAVQVTMSLCLNFPNINYITFILQIILYIDQPADAMRFILFLIAEKFHLLVISLFGQILLNYASSLPEKIFSSNWYEMPVKYQKILYMMIIRCNKTCNLSAGGLYDMNIENFGKKM, from the exons ATGGTATACTCTGGCATGTTTATAGGCATGTTACCATTG GTTATACAGTTCGGTATATCGATCAGCGAAAAAGATGTCGATGGAATAATCGACGAATTCCCACACATACTTACAGCGGTTGGTACTATGATTAAATTCTGCaacatttctttgaatcatCAGCAC ATTAAGACATTGTTGGATCTTATTTTAAAAGACTGGGAGGTGTTGACGAACGAACTGCACATGCTGAACAAAATTACGACGCAAGGAAACAGGATTGCCAATTTGTACAGAA CAACATTATTGTCATTCTTAATGGTTTTTATAGCAATCCCATTGATTCCTCCCGCCTTGGATATTATTGCACCATTGAATGTAACTCGTCCAAGACAACCAATGTTTCGTGCTAATTACGTGATCATAAAAGTTGACGATCACTTTTTCGTCACTTACGTGCACATGGCTTCTGTTGCTTCCCTAGGTGTGTTTATAATCGTTACGGTAGATTCCTTATACATGCTTATCATTCATCATGCTTGCGGACTGTTTGATGTGTGCGG GTATCAGGTTCAAATGGCAacaaaaaattctatattaaGCTATGAAGAGTTCAGGCAATGTGTGATCACTCATCATAAAGCTCTTCA CTTTTTCAATACCCTACAGGAATGCAGCCAGAACATGAATTTAATGCTAGTTGGGATAAACATGTTACTAATTAGCATGACTGCTGTTCAAGTAACAATGTCTTTATGCTTAAATTTCCCTAATATCAAttacattacatttattttacagattattttgtatattgatCAACCTGCAGATGCAATGAGATTTATATTGTTTCTTATTGCTGAAAAGTTTCATTTGTTAGTCATTAGCTTGTTTGGACAAATCCTGTTAAATTATGCTTCATCATTACCAGAAAAAAT ATTTAGCTCAAATTGGTATGAAATGCCAGTCAAGTATCAAAAGATACTTTATATGATGATAATTAGATGCAACAAAACATGCAACCTGAGTGCAGGAGGATTGTATGACATGAACATAGAGAACTTTGGGAAA AAAATGTAA
- the LOC100878986 gene encoding uncharacterized protein LOC100878986 isoform X2: MVYSGMFIGMLPLVIQFGISISEKDVDGIIDEFPHILTAVGTMIKFCNISLNHQHIKTLLDLILKDWEVLTNELHMLNKITTQGNRIANLYRTTLLSFLMVFIAIPLIPPALDIIAPLNVTRPRQPMFRANYVIIKVDDHFFVTYVHMASVASLGVFIIVTVDSLYMLIIHHACGLFDVCGYQVQMATKNSILSYEEFRQCVITHHKALHFFNTLQECSQNMNLMLVGINMLLISMTAVQVTMSLCLNFPNINYITFILQIILYIDQPADAMRFILFLIAEKFHLLVISLFGQILLNYASSLPEKIFSSNWYEMPVKYQKILYMMIIRCNKTCNLSAGGLYDMNIENFGKHLLTLQIFHPDPTAKRASLNV; the protein is encoded by the exons ATGGTATACTCTGGCATGTTTATAGGCATGTTACCATTG GTTATACAGTTCGGTATATCGATCAGCGAAAAAGATGTCGATGGAATAATCGACGAATTCCCACACATACTTACAGCGGTTGGTACTATGATTAAATTCTGCaacatttctttgaatcatCAGCAC ATTAAGACATTGTTGGATCTTATTTTAAAAGACTGGGAGGTGTTGACGAACGAACTGCACATGCTGAACAAAATTACGACGCAAGGAAACAGGATTGCCAATTTGTACAGAA CAACATTATTGTCATTCTTAATGGTTTTTATAGCAATCCCATTGATTCCTCCCGCCTTGGATATTATTGCACCATTGAATGTAACTCGTCCAAGACAACCAATGTTTCGTGCTAATTACGTGATCATAAAAGTTGACGATCACTTTTTCGTCACTTACGTGCACATGGCTTCTGTTGCTTCCCTAGGTGTGTTTATAATCGTTACGGTAGATTCCTTATACATGCTTATCATTCATCATGCTTGCGGACTGTTTGATGTGTGCGG GTATCAGGTTCAAATGGCAacaaaaaattctatattaaGCTATGAAGAGTTCAGGCAATGTGTGATCACTCATCATAAAGCTCTTCA CTTTTTCAATACCCTACAGGAATGCAGCCAGAACATGAATTTAATGCTAGTTGGGATAAACATGTTACTAATTAGCATGACTGCTGTTCAAGTAACAATGTCTTTATGCTTAAATTTCCCTAATATCAAttacattacatttattttacagattattttgtatattgatCAACCTGCAGATGCAATGAGATTTATATTGTTTCTTATTGCTGAAAAGTTTCATTTGTTAGTCATTAGCTTGTTTGGACAAATCCTGTTAAATTATGCTTCATCATTACCAGAAAAAAT ATTTAGCTCAAATTGGTATGAAATGCCAGTCAAGTATCAAAAGATACTTTATATGATGATAATTAGATGCAACAAAACATGCAACCTGAGTGCAGGAGGATTGTATGACATGAACATAGAGAACTTTGGGAAA CATCTGCTGACCCTACAAATATTCCACCCCGATCCAACCGCGAAGCGTGCTTCGCTAAATGTTTGA
- the LOC100878986 gene encoding uncharacterized protein LOC100878986 isoform X5, which translates to MVYSGMFIGMLPLVIQFGISISEKDVDGIIDEFPHILTAVGTMIKFCNISLNHQHIKTLLDLILKDWEVLTNELHMLNKITTQGNRIANLYRTTLLSFLMVFIAIPLIPPALDIIAPLNVTRPRQPMFRANYVIIKVDDHFFVTYVHMASVASLGVFIIVTVDSLYMLIIHHACGLFDVCGYQVQMATKNSILSYEEFRQCVITHHKALHFFNTLQECSQNMNLMLVGINMLLISMTAVQIILYIDQPADAMRFILFLIAEKFHLLVISLFGQILLNYASSLPEKIFSSNWYEMPVKYQKILYMMIIRCNKTCNLSAGGLYDMNIENFGKVCTDSCIGRAIMVGCMIMLNLFCLKDS; encoded by the exons ATGGTATACTCTGGCATGTTTATAGGCATGTTACCATTG GTTATACAGTTCGGTATATCGATCAGCGAAAAAGATGTCGATGGAATAATCGACGAATTCCCACACATACTTACAGCGGTTGGTACTATGATTAAATTCTGCaacatttctttgaatcatCAGCAC ATTAAGACATTGTTGGATCTTATTTTAAAAGACTGGGAGGTGTTGACGAACGAACTGCACATGCTGAACAAAATTACGACGCAAGGAAACAGGATTGCCAATTTGTACAGAA CAACATTATTGTCATTCTTAATGGTTTTTATAGCAATCCCATTGATTCCTCCCGCCTTGGATATTATTGCACCATTGAATGTAACTCGTCCAAGACAACCAATGTTTCGTGCTAATTACGTGATCATAAAAGTTGACGATCACTTTTTCGTCACTTACGTGCACATGGCTTCTGTTGCTTCCCTAGGTGTGTTTATAATCGTTACGGTAGATTCCTTATACATGCTTATCATTCATCATGCTTGCGGACTGTTTGATGTGTGCGG GTATCAGGTTCAAATGGCAacaaaaaattctatattaaGCTATGAAGAGTTCAGGCAATGTGTGATCACTCATCATAAAGCTCTTCA CTTTTTCAATACCCTACAGGAATGCAGCCAGAACATGAATTTAATGCTAGTTGGGATAAACATGTTACTAATTAGCATGACTGCTGTTCAA attattttgtatattgatCAACCTGCAGATGCAATGAGATTTATATTGTTTCTTATTGCTGAAAAGTTTCATTTGTTAGTCATTAGCTTGTTTGGACAAATCCTGTTAAATTATGCTTCATCATTACCAGAAAAAAT ATTTAGCTCAAATTGGTATGAAATGCCAGTCAAGTATCAAAAGATACTTTATATGATGATAATTAGATGCAACAAAACATGCAACCTGAGTGCAGGAGGATTGTATGACATGAACATAGAGAACTTTGGGAAAGTATGTACTGATAGTTGCATTGGTAGAGCTATAATGGTTGGATGTATGATAATGTTAAATTTGTTTTGTTTAAAAGACAGTTAA
- the LOC100878986 gene encoding uncharacterized protein LOC100878986 isoform X8, protein MIKFCNISLNHQHIKTLLDLILKDWEVLTNELHMLNKITTQGNRIANLYRTTLLSFLMVFIAIPLIPPALDIIAPLNVTRPRQPMFRANYVIIKVDDHFFVTYVHMASVASLGVFIIVTVDSLYMLIIHHACGLFDVCGYQVQMATKNSILSYEEFRQCVITHHKALHFFNTLQECSQNMNLMLVGINMLLISMTAVQVTMSLCLNFPNINYITFILQIILYIDQPADAMRFILFLIAEKFHLLVISLFGQILLNYASSLPEKIFSSNWYEMPVKYQKILYMMIIRCNKTCNLSAGGLYDMNIENFGKVCTDSCIGRAIMVGCMIMLNLFCLKDS, encoded by the exons ATGATTAAATTCTGCaacatttctttgaatcatCAGCAC ATTAAGACATTGTTGGATCTTATTTTAAAAGACTGGGAGGTGTTGACGAACGAACTGCACATGCTGAACAAAATTACGACGCAAGGAAACAGGATTGCCAATTTGTACAGAA CAACATTATTGTCATTCTTAATGGTTTTTATAGCAATCCCATTGATTCCTCCCGCCTTGGATATTATTGCACCATTGAATGTAACTCGTCCAAGACAACCAATGTTTCGTGCTAATTACGTGATCATAAAAGTTGACGATCACTTTTTCGTCACTTACGTGCACATGGCTTCTGTTGCTTCCCTAGGTGTGTTTATAATCGTTACGGTAGATTCCTTATACATGCTTATCATTCATCATGCTTGCGGACTGTTTGATGTGTGCGG GTATCAGGTTCAAATGGCAacaaaaaattctatattaaGCTATGAAGAGTTCAGGCAATGTGTGATCACTCATCATAAAGCTCTTCA CTTTTTCAATACCCTACAGGAATGCAGCCAGAACATGAATTTAATGCTAGTTGGGATAAACATGTTACTAATTAGCATGACTGCTGTTCAAGTAACAATGTCTTTATGCTTAAATTTCCCTAATATCAAttacattacatttattttacagattattttgtatattgatCAACCTGCAGATGCAATGAGATTTATATTGTTTCTTATTGCTGAAAAGTTTCATTTGTTAGTCATTAGCTTGTTTGGACAAATCCTGTTAAATTATGCTTCATCATTACCAGAAAAAAT ATTTAGCTCAAATTGGTATGAAATGCCAGTCAAGTATCAAAAGATACTTTATATGATGATAATTAGATGCAACAAAACATGCAACCTGAGTGCAGGAGGATTGTATGACATGAACATAGAGAACTTTGGGAAAGTATGTACTGATAGTTGCATTGGTAGAGCTATAATGGTTGGATGTATGATAATGTTAAATTTGTTTTGTTTAAAAGACAGTTAA